In one window of Methanoculleus chikugoensis DNA:
- a CDS encoding YunC family protein, with amino-acid sequence MQHETVRLTGKDADGYVIPLGPVNLVAVVTDAGMVGCGAFDVDALERFGYPAARVKPAGGASSIETVEDLLRGEIKGANRHAEERGVAVGMTGREALDRL; translated from the coding sequence ATGCAGCACGAAACGGTCAGACTGACCGGAAAAGACGCCGACGGGTACGTCATACCCCTCGGCCCGGTGAACCTCGTGGCGGTGGTGACGGATGCGGGGATGGTCGGTTGCGGTGCGTTCGACGTCGACGCGCTTGAAAGGTTCGGCTACCCCGCGGCGCGTGTCAAACCCGCAGGAGGCGCATCCTCGATCGAGACCGTCGAGGATCTCCTCCGCGGCGAGATCAAGGGGGCGAACAGGCATGCAGAGGAGCGCGGCGTCGCCGTCGGCATGACCGGGCGCGAGGCGCTCGACCGGCTTTAG
- the nudC gene encoding NAD(+) diphosphatase, whose product MEHRSFYAVRPLLPVYPEPEETPPARKRWILVRESSVLFASKPAPGTVLMPDPLPAGLACGAPAYLGTCDDVVYYAAEVAAGAAPPAGWQPSPVRELFGKVPEDDMAVASYAVRILDFERSTAFCGRCGATTRPLTTERARVCTACNRIIYPRISPAVIVLIKKGEEVLLARSPRFPQGIFSVIAGFNEPGENLEQTVHREVGEEVGIAVRNLRYFGSEPWPFPDSLMIGFVAEHAGGEIRVDNQEIEAAGWFTRDTLPAVPTGASISRALIEAWIRREI is encoded by the coding sequence ATGGAGCACCGTTCGTTCTACGCAGTCCGCCCCCTCCTCCCCGTCTACCCGGAGCCGGAGGAGACACCGCCTGCACGGAAGCGCTGGATCCTGGTCAGGGAGAGTTCCGTGCTCTTCGCGAGCAAACCGGCACCCGGCACCGTCCTCATGCCGGACCCGCTCCCCGCCGGTCTCGCGTGCGGTGCGCCGGCGTACCTCGGCACCTGTGACGACGTCGTCTACTACGCTGCCGAGGTCGCTGCCGGTGCCGCGCCGCCGGCCGGCTGGCAGCCGTCGCCGGTCAGGGAACTCTTCGGAAAGGTTCCGGAAGACGACATGGCCGTTGCCTCCTATGCCGTGCGGATCCTCGACTTCGAGCGGTCGACCGCCTTCTGCGGCAGGTGCGGTGCAACAACCCGCCCGCTCACGACCGAGCGGGCACGGGTCTGCACGGCCTGCAACCGCATCATCTACCCCCGGATCTCCCCCGCCGTCATCGTGCTGATCAAGAAGGGGGAGGAGGTTCTGCTCGCCCGTTCCCCCCGCTTCCCGCAGGGAATCTTCTCGGTCATCGCCGGCTTCAACGAGCCCGGTGAGAACCTCGAACAGACCGTCCACCGCGAGGTCGGTGAAGAGGTCGGCATTGCGGTGCGAAACCTCCGGTACTTCGGGAGCGAGCCCTGGCCGTTTCCCGACTCGCTCATGATCGGCTTCGTCGCGGAGCATGCCGGAGGGGAGATCCGGGTCGACAACCAGGAGATCGAAGCCGCCGGCTGGTTTACCCGCGACACCCTGCCCGCTGTCCCAACAGGAGCGAGCATCTCGCGGGCGCTGATCGAGGCCTGGATCCGGCGGGAGATTTAA
- a CDS encoding flavodoxin family protein — MMTKVIAINGSPRRKGNTSILMGHILEELEDAGIATEEVSLSGGVARGCTACMRCRESRDGHCVFDDDIVNTCIDKMADADGIILGSPVYFLDVTAEMKGLIDRAGLVAMVNNDLFQRKVGVAVTVMRRAGATAALNTMINFMVYSGMVVPGKPVIGIGREIGAILGDEEGIRRAHDAGKNMVWLLEALSTARAS, encoded by the coding sequence ATGATGACGAAGGTGATTGCGATCAACGGCAGCCCCCGGAGAAAGGGGAATACCTCCATTCTGATGGGGCACATCCTGGAAGAGCTCGAAGACGCCGGTATCGCCACCGAAGAGGTGAGCCTGAGCGGAGGCGTGGCACGGGGGTGTACCGCCTGCATGAGATGCCGGGAGAGCCGGGACGGGCATTGCGTCTTTGACGATGATATCGTCAACACCTGCATCGATAAAATGGCCGATGCGGACGGGATCATTCTTGGTTCGCCGGTGTACTTTCTGGACGTCACGGCCGAGATGAAAGGATTGATCGACCGGGCGGGGCTTGTCGCAATGGTCAATAACGACCTCTTCCAGCGCAAGGTCGGCGTTGCAGTGACCGTCATGCGCCGGGCCGGAGCCACCGCCGCCCTGAACACGATGATCAACTTCATGGTGTATTCCGGCATGGTCGTCCCGGGAAAGCCCGTTATCGGCATCGGGAGAGAGATCGGTGCGATCCTGGGGGATGAAGAGGGAATCAGGCGTGCCCATGATGCCGGGAAGAACATGGTGTGGCTGCTTGAGGCGCTCTCGACCGCGCGTGCATCGTGA
- a CDS encoding TetR/AcrR family transcriptional regulator produces MGIAERRQREKKQRKTEIADAAERLFFSRGYEDVSMDDIAREVELNKATIYLYFKNKEALFATIVLRGIEILKEKYLECMEKDVPGIVKVTLMGRAYYRFSQEYPEYLRLIHFYGSERFSRENPYTAEIGKGYGTCRRMLADAVREGIDDGTIRGDLDPFLTSMYLMTSFMGILSMEHRWKLAIEAEGFSYDRFADEFFRFIMPAISSGGGSQDIDDLAKPEERKRS; encoded by the coding sequence ATGGGAATAGCCGAGAGAAGACAACGAGAGAAGAAACAGCGAAAGACCGAGATCGCCGACGCAGCCGAGCGTCTCTTCTTCTCCCGGGGTTATGAAGACGTCTCGATGGACGACATCGCCCGGGAGGTCGAACTGAACAAGGCCACCATCTATCTCTATTTTAAGAATAAGGAGGCGCTCTTTGCCACCATCGTTCTGCGTGGCATTGAGATCCTCAAGGAGAAGTACCTGGAGTGCATGGAAAAAGATGTTCCCGGGATCGTCAAGGTGACCCTGATGGGGCGGGCTTACTACCGGTTCTCGCAGGAGTACCCGGAATACCTCCGACTGATCCACTTCTACGGCTCCGAACGGTTTTCCCGGGAGAACCCGTACACCGCAGAGATTGGAAAGGGATACGGCACCTGCCGCAGGATGCTTGCGGACGCGGTCCGGGAGGGGATCGACGACGGCACCATCCGGGGCGATCTCGATCCCTTCCTGACCTCGATGTACCTTATGACATCCTTCATGGGCATCCTCTCCATGGAACACAGATGGAAGCTGGCGATCGAGGCAGAGGGGTTCAGTTACGACCGGTTCGCCGACGAGTTCTTCCGGTTCATCATGCCGGCGATCTCTTCCGGCGGGGGATCTCAGGATATCGACGATCTCGCGAAACCTGAAGAGAGGAAGAGATCGTAG
- the metG gene encoding methionine--tRNA ligase, with amino-acid sequence MSGKPLLVTCGLPYTNGPCHIGHLRTYVPADFYVRYMRRSGEEVVFICGSDNHGTPIVISAEQEGSTPRALSERYHEHFYETFRRMEVVFDRFGMTDDATNQETTRSIVERLIENGYVYAETVSQSYCPECERFLPDRYVEGICPHCGAVARGDECDQGCGQHLEPGEIKDAVCKVCGGKAEYREQEHYFFRLSAFREFLLEYLPNLKGTSTARNYALGWVKELLHDWCITRTLDWGVKFPGRDDLVVYVWVDAPIGYISFTKEWAEAAGADWKDYWCGDETRVAHFIGGDIIYHHCIFWPALLKGAGYGLPHAVVASGMVTIEGRKFSKSRGYVVWTNDDYLDQGLPADYLRYYLLSYTNHTKELDFSWKVYAERVNNEIVGTLGNFIYRTMYFAEKEFAGVPDLAPRPEVVEEIERSLAAVDGLMRDYDFKNAVDAMMALASYGNGYIQNNAPWKLIKEDRAAAQQVIADCLQIVKALALVFEPLMPESMQRAWTMLGYEDDIADHPIAEATEPVRARALEKPTTLFTKVEKDQVAALEATLNLRVERAKEAAAPKMPTVSIDEFATLDIRIAKVVSAEPIKGSKKLYKLVVDLGSEKRQVVSGIAQFYAPDELVGKDVALIANLAPAKIFGVESRGMILAAGDEASLLVPLRPVRPGTKVR; translated from the coding sequence ATGAGTGGTAAGCCGTTGCTGGTAACGTGCGGGCTCCCGTACACGAACGGTCCCTGCCATATCGGGCACCTGCGGACCTACGTGCCGGCGGATTTTTACGTCCGGTATATGCGCCGGTCCGGGGAGGAGGTCGTCTTTATATGCGGTTCCGACAACCACGGAACGCCGATCGTGATCAGCGCCGAGCAGGAGGGCTCGACCCCCCGCGCCCTCTCGGAGCGGTATCACGAGCACTTCTACGAGACGTTCCGCCGGATGGAGGTCGTCTTCGACCGGTTCGGGATGACCGACGATGCCACGAACCAGGAGACCACCCGCTCGATCGTCGAACGGCTCATCGAAAACGGCTACGTCTACGCAGAGACCGTCAGCCAGAGTTACTGCCCGGAGTGCGAGCGCTTCCTCCCCGACCGCTACGTGGAGGGGATCTGCCCGCATTGCGGAGCGGTCGCCCGGGGCGACGAGTGCGACCAGGGGTGCGGGCAGCACCTGGAGCCCGGCGAGATCAAGGACGCGGTCTGCAAGGTCTGCGGCGGGAAGGCGGAGTACCGCGAGCAGGAGCATTACTTCTTCAGGCTCTCGGCGTTCCGGGAGTTCCTCCTCGAGTATCTCCCGAACCTCAAAGGCACGTCCACCGCCCGGAACTACGCGCTCGGGTGGGTGAAGGAACTCCTGCACGACTGGTGCATCACCCGGACGCTCGACTGGGGCGTCAAGTTCCCGGGCCGTGACGACCTCGTCGTCTACGTCTGGGTCGACGCGCCGATCGGCTACATATCGTTCACGAAGGAGTGGGCAGAGGCTGCCGGTGCCGACTGGAAGGACTACTGGTGCGGCGACGAGACCCGTGTTGCGCACTTCATCGGCGGGGACATCATCTACCACCACTGCATCTTCTGGCCGGCGCTCCTCAAAGGGGCGGGCTACGGCCTCCCGCACGCGGTGGTCGCGAGCGGCATGGTCACGATCGAGGGGCGGAAGTTCTCGAAGTCCCGCGGCTACGTCGTCTGGACGAACGACGACTACCTCGACCAGGGCCTTCCGGCGGACTACCTCCGCTACTACCTCCTCTCCTACACAAACCACACGAAGGAGCTCGACTTCTCCTGGAAGGTCTACGCCGAGCGGGTGAACAACGAGATCGTCGGGACGCTCGGGAACTTCATCTACCGGACGATGTACTTCGCCGAGAAGGAGTTTGCCGGCGTGCCCGATCTCGCTCCGCGGCCGGAGGTCGTCGAGGAGATCGAGCGGTCGCTCGCCGCTGTCGACGGTCTGATGCGGGACTACGACTTCAAGAACGCCGTCGATGCGATGATGGCGCTCGCGTCGTACGGGAACGGCTACATCCAGAACAACGCCCCCTGGAAACTGATCAAGGAGGACCGGGCGGCGGCACAGCAGGTGATCGCCGACTGTCTCCAGATCGTGAAAGCGCTCGCCCTCGTCTTCGAGCCGCTCATGCCCGAGTCGATGCAGCGGGCCTGGACGATGCTCGGCTACGAAGACGATATTGCGGATCACCCGATTGCCGAGGCCACGGAGCCGGTGAGGGCACGGGCGCTTGAAAAACCCACCACGCTCTTTACGAAGGTCGAGAAGGATCAGGTCGCCGCCCTTGAGGCGACCCTTAATCTGCGGGTGGAGAGGGCGAAGGAGGCGGCTGCACCGAAGATGCCGACCGTCTCGATCGATGAGTTCGCAACCCTTGACATCCGGATCGCGAAGGTCGTCTCGGCCGAGCCGATCAAGGGCTCGAAGAAGCTCTACAAACTCGTCGTCGACCTCGGCAGCGAGAAGCGGCAGGTGGTCAGCGGGATCGCACAGTTCTACGCCCCCGACGAACTGGTGGGCAAGGACGTCGCGCTGATCGCGAACCTCGCCCCGGCGAAGATCTTCGGCGTCGAGAGCCGGGGGATGATCCTCGCCGCCGGCGACGAGGCCTCCCTCCTGGTTCCTCTCCGCCCGGTCAGGCCGGGGACGAAGGTCCGCTGA